The Actinomycetota bacterium DNA window GGCCCGACCACGCAGATCCAGGGCACCTTCTCGAGCGTGGCCCGGCGGATCTTGTAGTTCATCGACTCGCCGGCCGTGTCGACGTCGGTGCGTAGCCCGGCCTCCCGGAAGCGGGCGGCCAGCGCCTCCGTGTCCCCCACGATGTCGTCCTTCAGCGGGACGAGGCGCGCCTGGACGGGCGCGAGCCAGGGCGGGAGGGCTCCCGCGGTGTGCTCGAGGTAGACACCGAAGAACCGCTCCACGGACCCGTACAGCGCCCGGTGGATCATGACCGGGCGGTGGGTCTGGTTGTCGGCGCCGACGTACTCGAGACCGAAACGCTCGGGGAGCCCGAAGTCGAGCTGGATCGTCGTCAGCTGCCAGAGGCGTCCGATCGCGTCCTCGTACTCGAAGTCGATCTTCGGTCCGTAGAACGCTCCCTCCCCGGGTGCCTCGTCGTAGGAGTAGGGAGAGCGGTCCAGAGCCTCGCGGAGCGCGGCCTCGGCCCGCTCCCACATCTCCGGGGTGCCGATGGTGACACCGGGGCGGGTCGACAGGTGCACGACGGGGTCGGACAGTCCGAACGCGCTGTAGTACTTGACCGTCATGTCCATCACACCGAGCAGCTCATCGACGATCTGGTCGGGCGTGCAGAAGATGTGCGCGTCGTCCTGCGTCATCCCGCGCACCCGGTCGAGGCCGTGCAGCGTGCCCGAGCGCTCGTGCCGGTAGACGGCTCCGAGCTCCGAGAACCGCAGCGGGAGCTCCCGGTAGGACCGGGTCCTGGAGCGGTAGATCAGGACGTGGAAGGGGCAGTTCATCGGCTTGAGGTAGTAGTCCCCCTCCTCGGCCTGGATGGCCGGGAACATGTTCTCGGCGAACTTCTCCAGGTGACCGGAGGTCTCCCATAGGATCGAGCGTCCGATGTGGGGGGTCGTCACGAGGTCGTACCCCCACCGGAGGTGCTCTTCGCGTGCGTAGTCCTCCAGGAGCTTGCGCACGATCCCGCCCTTCGGATGCCACACGAAGATCCCGGCTCCCACCTCGGGCGGCGACGAGAACAGGTCGAGCTCGCGACCGAGTCGTCGGTGGTCACGACGCTCCGCCTCCTGCAACCGGTGCAGGTATGCCTCCAGCGCCTCGGCGGTCGGCCAGGCGGTGCCGTAGATGCGCTGCAGCTGGGGGCGGCTCTCGTCGCGCCGCCAGTAGGCGCCGGAGACGTTGAGCAGCTTCACGTGCTTCACGTGTCCGGTGGTGGGCACGTGGGGGCCCAGGCAGAGATCGGTGAAGGCGTCGGCGTTGTGGTACAGGGTGGCCACGTCCCCCACCTTCACCTGGCCCTCCTCGTCCGTCCCGGTCAGGATCTCACGCTTGAACGGCTGGTCGAACTCGGTGAAGAGCGAGATCGCCTGCTCGCGCGGCACCTCCTCGCGTCGGAACGGCTGGTCCTCCGCGACGATCTCTCGAACACGCTCCTCTATCCGCGGCAGGTCGTCCTCGGTCAGCGGACGTGGCAGGTCGAAGTCGTAGTAGAAGCCGTTCTCGACGGGAGGACCGATCGCGTACCGCGCGTCCGGGAACTCACGCAGGACGGCTTGCGCGAGCACGTGGGCGGCGGAATGACGCAGGACGTGCAGCGAGCGGGGATCGTCGGGGGCCGGGAAGACGACCTCGGCTCCTTCCTCCTCGGCGCGGAGCTCCCGCGCCAGATCCACCGGCTCGCCGTCGAGCAGCGCGATCAGCGCGCCCTGCGGCGCGAGATCGCGGAGCGGGGTGCCCGGCTCCGTCTCGCGCGGGTGTCCATCCACGTTGACCTTCATCGTGGGGGGGAGTCTACACGCCGCACCCGGAAACCTCTGCGGTCAGAGGCGGTCGCGCCACGCCTTCGTCCACTCCTCGACCGACCATCCCAGCGCGCCCTCGACGACGCGCCGGACGTGGTACTCGCTGGTCCCGGCCGAGAAGCGGGTGGCGCCCAGCTGCTCGTAGAACCGCGCCATCGAGTCGCGCCCCCGCTGGGCGTCCAGGACCTCGAACGCGACCTGGGAGCGGGCGTACGTGCGCACGATATCGCCCACGCTGCCCACGTAGAACAGGTCGGAGGTGGGGAACTCCTCGGGGGTCCGGCCCCCACGCGCGGCCCGGACCCCGCTCTCCGGCTCCGACCCGTGCATGGCCAGACCCTCCTCCACCCACACCGGGACGAACGGTCCGGACGCGGGGGTCGTTATCGCGTGGATCAGCTCGTGCGCCATGATCCCTCTCTGGGCGGCGGCGTCGTAGCGAGCGAAACGCTCGAGGTTGATGAATACCCGGACGCCGGCCGGGGGGAAGTCCCCCTCGTAGCGGTGGGTCCGGCCGGCGAAGGCAACGAACTTGTCCAGGTCGATGGTCGCCTGGATCATCCGACCGAGCTCGGCGCTCGTGGACGGCACCACGATCACGTACCTGTCGCCGGCCGGTCGGGGCCAGAACCTCTTCGCCTCCTCGTACGCCTGCTCGGCGAGCTGGACCACCCCCCGGACCTGCTCGACCCGGTCAGGGTGGGCGAGGAGGACGAAGTTGCGCGAGGTGACCGCCCGGACCGGACCGCCCGCCCAGAGGGGGACGGGGGAGAACCCGCCCAGCGCCTCGAAGTCGGTGTCGGATGCGAGCCGCCACCCCTCGTACCGATCCCCACCGTCGGCCCCCGCGCGAACGAACGTGTAGAAGCCGCTCTCCGCGTAGGGCAGGCGCTCCACGCCGGAGACGGCTGTCTCCTCGACCACGTGGAACGCCGACACCTCCGACCCCGGGTAGAGCTCCCGGACGCGAGGCCACGCTATATCGCCGCTGAACCTCGTCAGCGCCGAGACCCGGTACGTGGAGAAGCGGACCTCGGCGGCGTTGTCGAAGGACCTCAGCTCCCGCTGAGCGAACGCGCCGGGCGCCATCGTCGCCTCGAGGAGGGCGCGGTCCCGCGTCTGCCAGGCCCGACCCCTGTCCTCCAGGAGCGCGACCACGCCGTTCGGGACCTGGGCGACCGCCGGGTTCCCGGCCTGCGTGGCCAGCGCCGGCTGGGCCGCCACGACGAGCGCGGCCAGGAGCAGGGAGAGGCGGGCGGGCGGACGTCGCACCTCCAGAGGCTACCCGCGGTCCAGGTCGGGGGTAACGTGGAGCGATGGGAGGGACCGAACGTTCTTCGGCCTGGGTGGTCCGCAACGGCCGGCGAGTGGGAGTGACGGTCGTAGGCGGCATCCTGGTCGCCGTGGGCGTCCTGCTGCTCGCCCTCCCGGGTCCCGGCCTGCTCCTGATCGCTGCCGGCCTCGCCGTCCTGGCCACCGAGTACCGCTGGGCCAGGCGCGCCCTGCGCCGGACCCGTGAGCTCGCTCGGTCGGCGAAGGACCGCTCCGGCGAGGCCGCCCGGCGCGGGTCCGGATAGCGGCCCCCGCGGGCGGGAAGGAGGTCGCCCTGTCCGGGGCGAACCCTGTCGGGGAAGGACCCGTCCGGACATGGGGGGACGCTTTGGGTGGCTTTCAGATCCCGGAAGAGCCGGACGCCAACGCGGTCCCGGACCGGGACCTCGCGCCGTTCGCGGACTTCGGCGAGGCGGCCCGGGCCGGCCTCGGTCATCTGGCCGGCACGAACCAGGCCCCCGTGCAGGAGCTGATCCTCCGTCTGCTCACCACCCTCGTCTCGGCCGAGGCGCGCTGCGAGGACGCCCTGCGACGAGCCGCCAAGGCGGAGTCCGACTCCCAGGTCGATCCGTTGACCGGGCTGGTCAACCGACGCGGCTGGGTCAGGGCCCTCGAGGTCGAGGACGCACGCTCGCGCCGGTTCGGGCTCCCCGCGTCCATCGCCGTCATCGACCTGGACGAGCTCAAGATGGTGAACGACACGCACGGCCACGCGGCGGGGGACGACGTGCTGAAGCGGGCCGCGCGCACGATCGTCGGGGAGACGAGGGCGCACGACGTCGTCGCCCGGCTCGGGGGAGACGAGTTCGGGCTCCTCGCCGTGGACTGCGACAGGGAACAGGCCGATGCGCTGGGCCTGCGGCTCTCCGCCCGGCTGAGGGCCGAGGGGATCGAGGCGT harbors:
- a CDS encoding PGPGW domain-containing protein: MGGTERSSAWVVRNGRRVGVTVVGGILVAVGVLLLALPGPGLLLIAAGLAVLATEYRWARRALRRTRELARSAKDRSGEAARRGSG
- the thrS gene encoding threonine--tRNA ligase; this encodes MKVNVDGHPRETEPGTPLRDLAPQGALIALLDGEPVDLARELRAEEEGAEVVFPAPDDPRSLHVLRHSAAHVLAQAVLREFPDARYAIGPPVENGFYYDFDLPRPLTEDDLPRIEERVREIVAEDQPFRREEVPREQAISLFTEFDQPFKREILTGTDEEGQVKVGDVATLYHNADAFTDLCLGPHVPTTGHVKHVKLLNVSGAYWRRDESRPQLQRIYGTAWPTAEALEAYLHRLQEAERRDHRRLGRELDLFSSPPEVGAGIFVWHPKGGIVRKLLEDYAREEHLRWGYDLVTTPHIGRSILWETSGHLEKFAENMFPAIQAEEGDYYLKPMNCPFHVLIYRSRTRSYRELPLRFSELGAVYRHERSGTLHGLDRVRGMTQDDAHIFCTPDQIVDELLGVMDMTVKYYSAFGLSDPVVHLSTRPGVTIGTPEMWERAEAALREALDRSPYSYDEAPGEGAFYGPKIDFEYEDAIGRLWQLTTIQLDFGLPERFGLEYVGADNQTHRPVMIHRALYGSVERFFGVYLEHTAGALPPWLAPVQARLVPLKDDIVGDTEALAARFREAGLRTDVDTAGESMNYKIRRATLEKVPWICVVGPRELASGTLALRLRTGEQRKDVPVDEFLALAAKDVAERAVAPSLGG
- a CDS encoding GGDEF domain-containing protein, with translation MGGFQIPEEPDANAVPDRDLAPFADFGEAARAGLGHLAGTNQAPVQELILRLLTTLVSAEARCEDALRRAAKAESDSQVDPLTGLVNRRGWVRALEVEDARSRRFGLPASIAVIDLDELKMVNDTHGHAAGDDVLKRAARTIVGETRAHDVVARLGGDEFGLLAVDCDREQADALGLRLSARLRAEGIEASIGLATREESTDLRETWEKADVAMYRAKQVNKVDLTISERSPDPESAGS